In Haloarcula salinisoli, one genomic interval encodes:
- a CDS encoding glycosyltransferase family 4 protein — MNVLQVTAGNRAYPPDTGGYQRTHGLMLSFTESDDFVHRYCCSGILATYHEEGELLEEEVELTPALVEKRHYSILHDIPKIVGHLGCPVFAWPATLKSWVGDRIVEQVNEADVVMADSPHIAVFLAENTSTPTVYSSHNIEYERYLSTNDGWLSKSFGNRYRRVEEAAARKSDLVVCTTERDCDQFSKDASATAVIPNGIAGERITGTTTPAPRAKYDIPDDGVVATFLGSDYGPNVEAADWLAENWSKLDEEYHLLILGDSGDSIETEQENVHTTGYVEDLQAALAMADIALNPIFSGGGSNVKLLDYFAAELPVVSTPFGSRGFELEAGEDLLLAEKADFFGAIDRLGSDESLRRRLGTNGQRSAAENYTWESLSAQLRATFAETLTMQS, encoded by the coding sequence ATGAATGTTCTCCAGGTGACGGCCGGAAATCGGGCTTATCCACCGGATACGGGGGGGTATCAGCGAACGCACGGGTTGATGCTGTCGTTTACTGAGAGCGACGACTTCGTCCACCGCTACTGCTGTTCAGGGATACTGGCGACGTATCACGAGGAGGGGGAGCTGCTAGAAGAGGAGGTGGAGCTAACCCCTGCTTTAGTCGAGAAGCGGCATTACAGTATCTTGCACGACATCCCGAAAATAGTGGGACACTTGGGCTGTCCCGTTTTCGCGTGGCCAGCAACGCTCAAGTCGTGGGTGGGCGACAGGATTGTCGAACAGGTGAACGAGGCCGACGTCGTGATGGCTGACAGTCCACACATCGCGGTTTTCCTGGCGGAGAACACGTCGACACCGACGGTGTACTCCAGCCACAACATCGAGTACGAACGGTACCTCTCAACTAACGACGGCTGGCTCAGTAAGTCCTTCGGGAACCGGTATCGGCGCGTAGAGGAAGCAGCAGCCCGAAAGTCGGATCTCGTTGTCTGTACGACCGAGCGCGACTGTGATCAGTTTTCGAAAGACGCGTCCGCGACGGCGGTCATCCCGAACGGTATTGCTGGTGAGCGCATTACGGGGACGACTACACCAGCCCCACGAGCCAAGTACGATATCCCAGACGATGGAGTCGTCGCGACCTTCCTGGGCTCAGATTACGGTCCCAACGTCGAAGCCGCCGACTGGCTCGCCGAGAACTGGTCGAAGCTGGACGAGGAATACCACCTCCTGATTCTCGGTGACTCCGGCGACAGCATCGAAACCGAGCAGGAGAACGTGCACACGACGGGCTACGTCGAAGATCTCCAGGCAGCGCTAGCGATGGCTGATATTGCACTGAATCCGATATTCAGCGGCGGCGGCTCGAACGTGAAACTCCTGGATTACTTTGCCGCGGAACTACCGGTGGTTTCGACACCGTTCGGGTCACGGGGATTCGAGTTGGAGGCCGGCGAAGATCTGCTGCTTGCGGAGAAAGCCGACTTTTTCGGCGCAATTGACCGCTTGGGTTCGGACGAGTCGCTCCGACGACGGCTAGGGACAAACGGCCAACGATCGGCTGCTGAAAACTACACCTGGGAATCTCTCTCGGCCCAGCTTCGCGCGACGTTCGCGGAGACTCTGACGATGCAATCGTAA
- a CDS encoding DUF2206 domain-containing protein, producing the protein MALPEGGEAKTIYFEADINQKVLAQLSKVSRPRTVLYYSFGVIALATIGSLSDVPIGAPLVALCVLATGSFLLEHMDLSPVERLILVPAVGISLLAASSLLIPLLSGLGLLAAPIHQPLVVATAVSLPTIAAIMYWASQPNPTVPTVDISSRLLIPSLPVLLGGGGALIQQQYGLVSQNFVVMGLLVVCGPLLVYWAQTDFETAVALFGLATGVLLSHTLVTGYAVGIDVQMSLNTIDYVTDVGSWSVQDVFFKRGASAVGLSELVGYIGSERAHTGLPVIVGIPILFETVGNVAPDAVFDIVYVAVFGLTPAAVFRIGRQRLSRKEAFAAGVLVIAYYRFFHTSPAKQHMAQFFMAALLVGWVANIRSSHRNAIAAIVAIGIVFSHYTVTFLFLGFIILTYVLKKWYAEPDSLSAVSALFVSYFYAVVIIWYGIFTGGKKPLAALSAILASIESVLTSGSAQSRTGASVAAQQTVIVDQINLGLHGMLFGAIFLGVLVLLFHGVTTREPMFSVDIDPLALCFFSILGLSMVVSGYLGIDRALDISLIVLAPVAVLGVRYTLDSVGSRLSMPGLPSHTHKIAIVFVMLFFLFSSGLAYEAAGDPASSAINLHENPNSVVYTDEEYRAAQWVVDNRNNSTIYTGTFGSTAFHRVSGASLPYLQHYKNFSGQVEIPWNESGYIFVRKAAIVPQTSEPVPRYELGSEEYQYLRERSVPAYENSAVIILRIPAGNTERVSNTSRARVTPTDGATSTEPS; encoded by the coding sequence ATGGCTCTTCCGGAAGGGGGAGAAGCGAAAACAATATACTTTGAAGCCGATATTAATCAAAAAGTGTTAGCACAGCTTTCGAAAGTTTCGCGGCCCCGAACGGTTCTTTACTACTCTTTCGGAGTGATCGCTCTCGCTACTATCGGCTCGCTGAGTGACGTCCCAATCGGCGCTCCGCTCGTCGCTCTCTGTGTGCTCGCAACGGGAAGTTTTCTGCTCGAACATATGGATCTCTCGCCGGTCGAACGGTTGATTCTCGTTCCAGCGGTCGGGATTTCGTTACTGGCTGCCTCGTCGTTGTTGATTCCGCTCCTTTCGGGCCTGGGACTTCTTGCAGCACCGATCCATCAACCGCTGGTCGTTGCGACTGCGGTATCCCTTCCGACGATCGCCGCAATAATGTATTGGGCCTCGCAACCGAATCCGACAGTACCAACTGTCGACATCTCATCCCGGCTGCTAATTCCGTCGCTGCCAGTCCTCCTCGGTGGCGGGGGCGCACTGATTCAACAACAGTACGGACTGGTATCACAGAACTTCGTCGTCATGGGGCTGCTGGTCGTCTGTGGACCCCTGCTGGTCTATTGGGCCCAGACAGATTTCGAAACGGCTGTGGCGCTTTTTGGCCTGGCGACGGGTGTCCTGCTCTCGCACACACTGGTGACCGGGTACGCCGTGGGCATCGACGTGCAGATGAGCTTGAACACTATCGATTACGTTACCGATGTCGGGAGTTGGTCAGTGCAGGACGTGTTCTTCAAACGGGGTGCCAGCGCCGTCGGTCTGAGTGAGCTGGTTGGGTACATAGGATCGGAGCGGGCCCACACCGGGCTGCCAGTGATCGTCGGCATACCCATTCTTTTCGAGACGGTCGGAAACGTCGCCCCCGATGCTGTCTTCGATATCGTCTACGTGGCCGTGTTCGGACTGACTCCAGCGGCAGTGTTCCGTATCGGACGCCAGCGACTCTCGAGAAAAGAAGCGTTCGCCGCAGGCGTGCTCGTCATCGCGTACTACAGGTTCTTCCACACGTCCCCGGCGAAACAGCACATGGCGCAGTTCTTCATGGCAGCCCTGCTGGTCGGATGGGTGGCAAACATCAGGTCGTCACACCGGAACGCCATTGCGGCAATCGTTGCCATCGGGATTGTCTTTTCACATTACACAGTTACGTTCCTGTTCCTCGGGTTCATCATCTTGACATATGTATTAAAGAAGTGGTACGCGGAGCCCGACTCGCTCTCGGCAGTGTCGGCTCTCTTCGTATCGTACTTCTATGCTGTCGTCATCATCTGGTACGGGATTTTCACCGGCGGGAAAAAGCCTCTCGCGGCGTTATCGGCTATCCTCGCTTCAATCGAGTCAGTACTGACCAGTGGGTCTGCCCAGTCCCGGACGGGCGCGAGTGTTGCGGCCCAGCAGACGGTCATCGTCGATCAGATTAATCTGGGCCTGCACGGCATGCTCTTTGGCGCTATCTTCCTGGGCGTACTAGTACTCCTGTTTCATGGGGTGACGACACGGGAGCCGATGTTCTCTGTGGATATCGACCCGCTCGCGCTGTGCTTTTTCAGCATTCTCGGACTCTCGATGGTTGTCAGCGGGTACCTCGGTATCGACAGAGCACTCGATATCAGCCTCATCGTCCTCGCCCCTGTAGCTGTACTCGGGGTTCGCTATACCCTCGATAGTGTCGGGTCACGGCTCTCGATGCCTGGGCTCCCCTCTCACACGCACAAAATAGCTATCGTGTTCGTGATGCTGTTTTTCTTGTTTTCATCAGGGCTGGCGTACGAGGCAGCCGGAGACCCGGCCTCGAGCGCCATAAATCTCCACGAGAACCCCAATTCGGTCGTCTACACCGACGAAGAGTATCGGGCTGCACAGTGGGTTGTCGACAACAGGAACAACTCGACGATCTATACGGGGACCTTCGGGAGTACTGCGTTCCATCGAGTTAGCGGGGCGTCGCTGCCGTATCTCCAGCACTATAAGAACTTTAGCGGCCAGGTCGAGATTCCGTGGAACGAGAGCGGCTATATCTTCGTCCGTAAGGCCGCCATCGTACCGCAGACTTCTGAGCCCGTACCGCGCTACGAGCTGGGTTCAGAGGAGTACCAGTATCTGCGAGAACGGTCCGTTCCGGCGTATGAGAACTCGGCAGTCATCATCCTTCGAATCCCGGCGGGGAACACCGAACGCGTATCGAACACCTCACGGGCCCGGGTGACACCCACCGATGGCGCAACCTCGACTGAACCATCGTGA